The following proteins come from a genomic window of Miscanthus floridulus cultivar M001 chromosome 2, ASM1932011v1, whole genome shotgun sequence:
- the LOC136536818 gene encoding uncharacterized protein → MPDNPKRLVFESTQQRYEVPLRQDERLPSSPGTTSASVPPNRDARHSPSKNPAVAPTSRDHSQRRTHAAQRTVDRVPCNLKRVVFESLQERFEHHIRPEHVLPSAAGHDSDDDDFMPIPNTRSSSHIDKSKDVGPRKTRQTRAGLSTGACTEARQRKKRATSRSSIVNVRCNPRDVIFTTNLLNPQQYAAIEADGFGHLLRMKIDVVENKNLLTWLLDHTDPDRMLIRIGAGKVLPITPQIISMVLGLPIRGENFKQYSWKEGIIFHQQLISDLNQSLTEDCDIHISNLQQEILKGNVNPLMKRCFFMILCNRLLLPSSSNIIGSVDIKRTMNHQLFGVVDRSQAVFNHLNSYEFLCLPLFLFFFASRWSLFFSNDGHVTELCVE, encoded by the exons ATGCCTGACAACCCAAAAAGGCTTGTATTTGAGAGCACTCAACAGCG GTATGAGGTCCCTTTGCGACAAGACGAGAGGTTACCCTCCTCTCCTGGTACAACCTCTGCATCGGTTCCACCAAATAGAG ATGCAAGGCATTCCCCTTCTAAGAACCCTGCGGTAGCACCTACTTCCCGTGACCACTCTCAGAGAAG GACTCATGCTGCTCAGCGCACTGTGGATAGGGTCCCGTGTAACCTTAAGAGGGTGGTTTTTGAGAGCTTGCAGGAGAG GTTTGAGCATCATATTCGACCAGAGCATGTGTTGCCTTCTGCAGCTGGTCACGACAGTGATGATGACGACTTCATGCCCATTCCCAACACCCGTTCATCCTCACACATCGACAAATCTAAGGATGTTGGTCCAAGGAAAACTAGGCAAACACGAGCAGGATTGTCGACCGGTGCATGTACAGAG GCAAGACAAAGGAAAAAGAGAGCTACTAGCCGTTCTTCCATTGTAAATGTTCGGTGTAATCCCAGAGATGTTATTTTCACCACTAACTTGTTGAACCCACAGCAATATGCTGCTATCGAAGCTGATGGGTTTGGTCATTTGCTGAGAATGAAGATTGATGTTGTAGAGAACAAGAATTTGCTAACCTGGCTATTAGACCACACTGACCCTGATCGTATGCTAATTAGGATTGGTGCAGGCAAGGTCCTTCCAATCACCCCACAAATAATTAGCATGGTTCTTGGTTTGCCTATACGTGGTGAAAACTTCAAGCAATACTCATGGAAGGAAGGTATCATATTTCACCAGCAGCTTATCTCTGATCTCAACCAAAGTCTCACTGAAGATTGTGACATACATATATCAAACCTGCAACAAGAGATCTTAAAGGGAAATGTGAACCCCCTCATGAAGAGATGCTTCTTCATGATACTTTGCAACAGGCTTCTACTTCCCAGTAGCAGTAATATTATTGGTTCAGTTGACATCAAGAGGACAATGAATCACCAATTGTTTGGAGTTGTTGACCGGTCCCAGGCTGTATTCAATCATCTGAATTCCTATGAATTTCTAT GTCTGCCcctctttttattctttttcgctTCAAGGTGGTCTTTATTCTTTTCCAACGATGGGCATGTCACTGAGTTATGTGTTGAATAG